The following are from one region of the Cottoperca gobio chromosome 13, fCotGob3.1, whole genome shotgun sequence genome:
- the LOC115018121 gene encoding AP-1 complex subunit sigma-3-like isoform X2 produces MHFLLLFSRQGKLRLQKWFTPVTDREKKKVIRDMTMLVLARQPRSCNFLHWRDLKIVYKRYASLYFCTGLGNEDNELLSLEVLHRYVELLDKYFGNVCELDIIFNFEKAYFILDEFLMEGEVLETSKVAVSVSMEESDTLQETMEEYMSKPAY; encoded by the exons ATGCACTTCCTGTTGCTGTTCAGCCGGCAGGGGAAGCTGCGACTGCAGAAATGGTTCACACCTGTAACAGACcgggagaagaagaaggtgatCCGGGACATGACGATGTTAGTGTTGGCCCGCCAGCCCCGCTCCTGCAACTTCCTCCACTGGAGGGACCTGAAGATCGTTTATAAGAG GTATGCCAGCCTGTACTTCTGCACGGGTCTGGGGAACGAGGACAACGAGCTGCTGTCCCTGGAGGTGCTGCACAGATATGTGGAGCTGCTGGATAAATACTTTGGGAAC GTGTGTGAGCTGGACATCATCTTTAACTTTGAGAAGGCTTACTTCATCCTGGACGAGTTCCTGATGGAAGGAGAAGTTCTAGAAACATCCAAAGTGGCTGTGAGTGTTTCCATGGAGGAGTCTGACACACTCCAGGAG ACGATGGAGGAATACATGAGTAAACCTGCGTACTGA
- the LOC115018119 gene encoding LOW QUALITY PROTEIN: secretogranin-2-like (The sequence of the model RefSeq protein was modified relative to this genomic sequence to represent the inferred CDS: deleted 1 base in 1 codon), which translates to MKPATRRGVTMPSLPNTSTTGKPFLICTNFLLTLLFLGSSAVHGASLREHRLRESEPDSQRGDVPQAPNDDMLKALEYIESLRQRTGTDSQQRAPLAAGYDASHMDDAEKLRAMLRLASNPMQSKEEEEEEEEEEEGREDKSEELLQAVLSTLQQTEKASKPAVPRPSVEGAGVRDGAQPRVQQKQHNIKPHKKLPLMFEDEEEGEGDEEEPDLVHESPFKRTNENVEEKYTPQNLATLQSVFDELDKLTSVKTMHKREDEEDDMEEGDDEEEGDDMFNVRNVAYDDVGGDLADWGPLRDQEEEDKHEADRGLDYVDDNDEEADEEDEDEESYPVKRSKDPNDVVNLVDYYLLKVLEKTEQEEHKREIEEEEKKRAERRVNQYTDNIDPRAIYQLIQISQRYQIPPEDLVDMLKTGEMTNQDKSRKSNQLERAGSKPSPTSPKKTFYNRRFPDRQKTPEERRTEEILNILGLGGAEDRAPVRKQHKSSPSRLHTQPLGRSGESAPTQRRLPSTLKDDYDDTVDEDELAAYLAAQMLAQYPNPAYRNNKASQKRDEVGQSVTGSFEQAIQAYFDQMDSDKSPNEKRQTEEEERGEGFDNEAVMKLLSFLNPGSEERDSEAKPAHAI; encoded by the exons GCGTCACCATGCCGTCACTCCCCAACACCTCCACCACAGGCAAACCTTTCCTCATCTGTACCAACTTCCTCCtaaccctcctcttcctcggcTCCTCTGCCGTTCACGGGGCTTCTCTCAGGGAGCACAGGCTGCGAGAAAGTGAACCAGACTCCCAGCGAGGAGACGTCCCCCAGGCTCCTAATGACGACATGCTCAAAGCTTTGGAGTACATCGAGAGCCTCCGTCAAAGAACCGGCACGGACTCCCAGCAGCGCGCCCCTCTCGCTGCTGGGTACGATGCCAGCCACATGGATGATGCTGAGAAGCTGCGTGCCATGCTGAGACTTGCTTCTAACCCTATGCagagcaaagaggaggaggaggaggaggaagaggaggaggaggggagagaggacaAGAGTGAAGAGCTCCTCCAGGCTGTGCTCAGCACCCTGCAGCAGACCGAAAAGGCCTCCAAGCCAGCTGTACCTCGCCCCAGTGTCGAAGGAGCGGGCGTAAGGGACGGCGCGCAACCCAGGGTGCAGCAGAAGCAACACAACATCAAGCCTCACAAGAAGCTGCCGCTAATGTTTGAAGACGAGGAAGAGGGCgagggagacgaggaggagccGGATCTGGTGCACGAGAGCCCCTTCAAACGCACCAACGAGAACGTGGAGGAGAAGTACACGCCGCAGAATCTGGCGACGCTGCAGTCCGTGTTCGACGAACTGGACAAGCTTACAAGTGTGAAGACCATGCATAAGCgggaagatgaggaggatgacATGGAGGAAGGTGATGACGAGGAGGAAGGTGATGATATGTTTAATGTGAGGAACGTGGCCTACGATGACGTAGGAGGGGATCTCGCTGACTGGGGTCCGCTACGagatcaggaggaggaggacaaacaCGAGGCCGACCGAGGGCTTGATTATGTTGATGACAACGACGAAGAAGctgatgaggaagatgaagacGAGGAAAGCTACCCAGTCAAGAGATCAAAGGATCCAAATGATGTTGTCAACCTGGTAGACTACTAT CTCCTGAAAGTGCTGGAGAAAACAGAGCAAGAAGAGCACAAGCgagagatagaggaagaggagaagaagagggccGAGAGGAGAGTGAATCAGTACACAGACAACATAGATCCACGGGCCATCTACCAGCTCATCCAGATCTCCCAAAGGTACCAGATCCCTCCTGAAGACCTGGTGGACATGCTGAAAACCGGGGAAATGACGAATCAAGACAAGTCACGAAAGAGCAACCAATTAGAACGAGCAGGAAGCAAGCCGTCTCCGACGTCCCCGAAGAAGACATTCTACAACAGACGCTTTCCTGACAGACAAAAGACTCCCGAAGAGCGGCGGACAGAAGAGATCCTCAACATCCTGGGCCTGGGCGGCGCGGAGGATCGAGCTCCTGTCAGGAAGCAGCACAAAAGCTCGCCGTCACGACTTCACACTCAGCCCCTGGGGCGTTCGGGGGAATCCGCTCCCACGCAGCGGCGCCTTCCCAGCACATTAAAGGACGACTACGACGACACCGTGGACGAGGATGAGCTGGCGGCTTATTTAGCGGCTCAGATGTTGGCACAGTATCCAAACCCCGCGTACAGGAACAACAAAGCGAGCCAAAAGCGAGACGAAGTGGGGCAGAGCGTGACGGGCTCTTTCGAACAGGCGATACAGGCTTATTTTGATCAAATGGACTCAGATAAAAGCCCGAATGAAAAGAGACagactgaggaggaagagaggggcgAAGGCTTTGATAACGAGGCGGTGATGAAGCTGCTCAGCTTCCTGAACCCTGGAAGTGAAGAACGTGATAGTGAAGCCAAACCTGCCCACGCAATATAA
- the LOC115018121 gene encoding AP-1 complex subunit sigma-3-like isoform X1, translated as MMHFLLLFSRQGKLRLQKWFTPVTDREKKKVIRDMTMLVLARQPRSCNFLHWRDLKIVYKRYASLYFCTGLGNEDNELLSLEVLHRYVELLDKYFGNVCELDIIFNFEKAYFILDEFLMEGEVLETSKVAVSVSMEESDTLQETMEEYMSKPAY; from the exons ATG ATGCACTTCCTGTTGCTGTTCAGCCGGCAGGGGAAGCTGCGACTGCAGAAATGGTTCACACCTGTAACAGACcgggagaagaagaaggtgatCCGGGACATGACGATGTTAGTGTTGGCCCGCCAGCCCCGCTCCTGCAACTTCCTCCACTGGAGGGACCTGAAGATCGTTTATAAGAG GTATGCCAGCCTGTACTTCTGCACGGGTCTGGGGAACGAGGACAACGAGCTGCTGTCCCTGGAGGTGCTGCACAGATATGTGGAGCTGCTGGATAAATACTTTGGGAAC GTGTGTGAGCTGGACATCATCTTTAACTTTGAGAAGGCTTACTTCATCCTGGACGAGTTCCTGATGGAAGGAGAAGTTCTAGAAACATCCAAAGTGGCTGTGAGTGTTTCCATGGAGGAGTCTGACACACTCCAGGAG ACGATGGAGGAATACATGAGTAAACCTGCGTACTGA